The following proteins are co-located in the Perca fluviatilis chromosome 22, GENO_Pfluv_1.0, whole genome shotgun sequence genome:
- the rnpc3 gene encoding RNA-binding region-containing protein 3 isoform X1, which produces MDKNEELVQTNCSKTLLIRHLPAELSQDEKKDLLKYFGAETVRVFSNTGRLKHAAFASFRSEKSAAKALSRLHQLEILDHTLVVEFAKGEDHVTVLKDPPVSDSGKRGREEQKKPETKQPNIPLIETGIAPSLGLNFQLNPTLKYLYPPPSNSILTNITHVLMSVPKFYVQVLHLMNKMNLPCPFGPVTARPPMFDVLPPAPPFPMPPPFPPDYPPLPEEEMELSSGQESEYESGEDEDKERIVRLMGLVNQACKRPLRPKTASKRKKPKIKDLLYAPKPDSQSAPVLQPSDVFEQPHPAGQKKIEFHISVPEVAAVVEGSGPSQPDDEGREVAERELSPSSSQEVAEAEGFGKLYPSAQTSQQQEEHSDEEQDLPSDVISRKELEKGRLSRDEIKRMSVFKNYEPGEPTCRLYVKNIAKQVEEKDLKYIYGRYVNPLSEAERNMFDIVLMKEGRMKGQAFVGLPSEQSAEKALRETNGYVLYDKPLVVQFARSARPKEDNTVTKRGPKQR; this is translated from the exons ATGGACAAGAATGAGGAACTGGTCCAAACAAACTGCAGTAAGACACTGCTTATCCGCCACTTACCGGCTGAACTCAGCCAGGATGAAAAAAAGGACCTCTTAAAGTATTTCGGAGCTGAGACGGTCAGGGTCTTCTCAAACACGGGTCGTTTG AAACATGCAGCCTTTGCATCCTTTAGAAGTGAAAAGTCGGCAGCAAAA GCTCTTAGCAGACTCCATCAGTTAGAGATTCTTGATCATACACTCGTTGTGGAGTTTGCCAAAGGAGAAGATCATGTCACAGTATTAAAGGACCCACCAGTGTCAGACAG TGGTAAACGGGGCAGGGAAGAGCAGAAGAAACCGGAAACCAAGCAACCAAACATTCCCCTTATAGAGACCGGCATTGCACCTAGCCTTGG GTTGAATTTCCAGTTGAATCCCACTTTGAAATATTTATACCCCCCACCTTCTAATAGCATTCTGACAAATATAACACATGTCCTCATGAGTGTGCCCAAGTTTTATGTTCAA GTACTACATCTGATGAACAAGATGAATTTACCATGTCCGTTTGGCCCAGTCACTGCCAGACCCCCCATG TTTGACGTGTTGCCTCCTGCGCCTCCCTTCCCCATGCCTCCTCCTTTCCCTCCTGATTATCCCCCGCTaccagaggaggagatggagctGTCCAGTGGACAAGAGTCAGAGTATGAGAGTGGGGAAGACGAAGACAAGGAGAG GATTGTTCGTCTGATGGGCCTGGTCAACCAAGCATGCAAAAGACCCTTGAGACCAAAAACAGCTTCAAAGAGAAAGAAGCCCAAGATCAAGGATCTACTCTATGCTCCCAAACCAGACTCTCAGAG TGCTCCAGTGCTGCAGCCCTCCGATGTGTTTGAGCAGCCCCACCCCGCTGGGCAGAAGAAAATTGAATTCCACATTTCGGTTCCAGAGGTGGCAGCCGTAGTGGAAGGAAGTGGGCCAAGTCAACCTGATGATGAAGGCAGAG AAGTGGCTGAGAGGGAGCTCAGCCCCAGCAGCAGTCAGGAGGTGGCAGAGGCCGAGGGTTTCGGGAAGCTTTACCCCAGCGCCCAGACGTCCCAACAGCAGGAGGAGCACAGCGACGAGGAGCAGGATCTCCCCTCAGACGTCATCTCCAGAAAGGAGCTGGAGAAAGGACGGCTGTCAAGAGATG AGATAAAAAGGATGTCTGTGTTTAAAAATTATGAACCGGGTGAGCCAACCTGCAGACTGTACGTGAAGAATATTGCAaagcaagtggaagagaaa GACCTGAAGTACATCTATGGGAGATATGTCAACCCTTTGTCAGAAGCCGAGAGAAACAT gttTGACATTGTGTTAATGAAGGAGGGGCGGATGAAAGGGCAGGCCTTCGTAGGACTCCCCAGTGAGCAGAGTGCAGAGAAAGCCCTGCGGGAAACCAACGGCTACGTTCTCTATGACAAACCTCTCGTCGTC
- the rnpc3 gene encoding RNA-binding region-containing protein 3 isoform X2, translating to MDKNEELVQTNCSKTLLIRHLPAELSQDEKKDLLKYFGAETVRVFSNTGRLKHAAFASFRSEKSAAKALSRLHQLEILDHTLVVEFAKGEDHVTVLKDPPVSDSGKRGREEQKKPETKQPNIPLIETGIAPSLGLNFQLNPTLKYLYPPPSNSILTNITHVLMSVPKFYVQVLHLMNKMNLPCPFGPVTARPPMFDVLPPAPPFPMPPPFPPDYPPLPEEEMELSSGQESEYESGEDEDKERIVRLMGLVNQACKRPLRPKTASKRKKPKIKDLLYAPKPDSQSAPVLQPSDVFEQPHPAGQKKIEFHISVPEVAAVVEGSGPSQPDDEGRVAERELSPSSSQEVAEAEGFGKLYPSAQTSQQQEEHSDEEQDLPSDVISRKELEKGRLSRDEIKRMSVFKNYEPGEPTCRLYVKNIAKQVEEKDLKYIYGRYVNPLSEAERNMFDIVLMKEGRMKGQAFVGLPSEQSAEKALRETNGYVLYDKPLVVQFARSARPKEDNTVTKRGPKQR from the exons ATGGACAAGAATGAGGAACTGGTCCAAACAAACTGCAGTAAGACACTGCTTATCCGCCACTTACCGGCTGAACTCAGCCAGGATGAAAAAAAGGACCTCTTAAAGTATTTCGGAGCTGAGACGGTCAGGGTCTTCTCAAACACGGGTCGTTTG AAACATGCAGCCTTTGCATCCTTTAGAAGTGAAAAGTCGGCAGCAAAA GCTCTTAGCAGACTCCATCAGTTAGAGATTCTTGATCATACACTCGTTGTGGAGTTTGCCAAAGGAGAAGATCATGTCACAGTATTAAAGGACCCACCAGTGTCAGACAG TGGTAAACGGGGCAGGGAAGAGCAGAAGAAACCGGAAACCAAGCAACCAAACATTCCCCTTATAGAGACCGGCATTGCACCTAGCCTTGG GTTGAATTTCCAGTTGAATCCCACTTTGAAATATTTATACCCCCCACCTTCTAATAGCATTCTGACAAATATAACACATGTCCTCATGAGTGTGCCCAAGTTTTATGTTCAA GTACTACATCTGATGAACAAGATGAATTTACCATGTCCGTTTGGCCCAGTCACTGCCAGACCCCCCATG TTTGACGTGTTGCCTCCTGCGCCTCCCTTCCCCATGCCTCCTCCTTTCCCTCCTGATTATCCCCCGCTaccagaggaggagatggagctGTCCAGTGGACAAGAGTCAGAGTATGAGAGTGGGGAAGACGAAGACAAGGAGAG GATTGTTCGTCTGATGGGCCTGGTCAACCAAGCATGCAAAAGACCCTTGAGACCAAAAACAGCTTCAAAGAGAAAGAAGCCCAAGATCAAGGATCTACTCTATGCTCCCAAACCAGACTCTCAGAG TGCTCCAGTGCTGCAGCCCTCCGATGTGTTTGAGCAGCCCCACCCCGCTGGGCAGAAGAAAATTGAATTCCACATTTCGGTTCCAGAGGTGGCAGCCGTAGTGGAAGGAAGTGGGCCAAGTCAACCTGATGATGAAGGCAGAG TGGCTGAGAGGGAGCTCAGCCCCAGCAGCAGTCAGGAGGTGGCAGAGGCCGAGGGTTTCGGGAAGCTTTACCCCAGCGCCCAGACGTCCCAACAGCAGGAGGAGCACAGCGACGAGGAGCAGGATCTCCCCTCAGACGTCATCTCCAGAAAGGAGCTGGAGAAAGGACGGCTGTCAAGAGATG AGATAAAAAGGATGTCTGTGTTTAAAAATTATGAACCGGGTGAGCCAACCTGCAGACTGTACGTGAAGAATATTGCAaagcaagtggaagagaaa GACCTGAAGTACATCTATGGGAGATATGTCAACCCTTTGTCAGAAGCCGAGAGAAACAT gttTGACATTGTGTTAATGAAGGAGGGGCGGATGAAAGGGCAGGCCTTCGTAGGACTCCCCAGTGAGCAGAGTGCAGAGAAAGCCCTGCGGGAAACCAACGGCTACGTTCTCTATGACAAACCTCTCGTCGTC